A genomic segment from Etheostoma spectabile isolate EspeVRDwgs_2016 chromosome 11, UIUC_Espe_1.0, whole genome shotgun sequence encodes:
- the med14 gene encoding mediator of RNA polymerase II transcription subunit 14 isoform X1: protein MAPVQIGSDGQLVPLGGPVVSGPQPPPPGAPATQGVRLSLLIEFLLQRTYHEITLLAELLPRKTDMERKIEIVQFASRTRQLFVRLLALVKWASNAGKVEKCAMISSFLDQQTILFVDTADRLASLARDALVHARLPSFAIPFAIDVLTTGSYPRLPTCIRDKIIPPDPITKVEKQTTLSQLNQILRHRLVTTDLPPQLANLTVANGRVKFRVEGEFEATLTVMGDDPDIPWRLLKLEILVEDKETGDGRTLVHSLQVNFIHELVQARLCADEKPLQDMYNCLHSFCLSLQLEVLHSQTLMLIRERWGDLVQEERYVPAKYLTLTVWNQQVLGRKTGTASVHKVTIKIDESDGSKPLQISHEPPLPACDSKLMERAMKIDHLSVEKLLIDSVHARSNQKLQELKAILKTSNPSDNSFIETALPTLVIPILEPCGRSECLHVFVDLHSGMFQPMLYGLDQSMLDDIEKTINDDMKRIISWLQQLKFWLGEQRCRQSVKHLPTVCTDVLHLSNSASHPFGNLSKHKLFIKLTRLPQYYIVVEMLEVPKSPTALQYKYSFLSVSQLEGDDGPVCAQLLQHFKPNLEHLAQDTTGRAARPATKRKIIGDQGDPEPKKPKRSGEMCAFNKELAHLVAMCDTNMPFIGLRTELSNMEIPNQGVQVEGDGSSHAIRLLKIPPCKGVGEETRKALDRSLLDCTFRLQGRNNRTWVAELMLANCPLNSTHSKEQASTRHIYLTYENPLSEPVGGRKVVEMFLNDWNAISQLYQCVLNFSRAMPEMPSYLSLFSEVRLYNYRKLVLCYGTTKGSSVTIQWNSNSQRFHLALGTVGPNSGCSNCHNIILHQLQEMFNKSPNVMQLLQVLSDTQAPLNAINKLPTVPMLGLTQRTNTAYQCFSILPQSPTHIRLAFRNMYCIDIYCRSRGVVAIRDGAYSLFDNTKIVEGFYPAPGLKTFLNMFVDSNQDARRRSVNEDDNPPSPVGVDVMDSLMNHLQAQQQQQTIRGGAGGVYPPLTSPPPNYHANVTPSPSMMPTQSPGNIHASGSPSGALRAPSPFGPTPSPSSLGIAMGQTSFASPHGALDPSSPYAMVSPSHRGQWPGSPQVSGPSPGARIHGMSPGNPSLHSPIPDPHSPRAGTSSQVMPTSMPPPRKLPQRPWAASIPTILTHNALHVLLLPSPTPCLVPGLAGSYLCSPLERFLGSVIMRRHLQRIIQQEANLSIVNSNEPGVIMFKTEVLKCRVALNPKNYQTLQLKVTPENTGPWSQEELQVLEKFFETRVAGPPFKYNTLNAFTKLLGAPTNILRDCVRIMKLELFPDQAAQLKWNVQFCLTIPPSAPPIAPPGTIAVVLKSKMLFFLQLTQRIPVPQEPVSIIVPIVYDMATGLTQQADIPRQHSSSGAAALMVSNILKRFNELHPARPGECTIFASVHELMANLALPPGTRQ, encoded by the exons ATGGCTCCGGTGCAGATTGGGTCAGATGGGCAGCTCGTCCCACTCGGGGGTCCGGTAGTTTCGGGTCCACAGCCACCACCACCGGGGGCACCGGCCACACAGGGGGTCCGACTGAGTCTGCTAATTGAATTTCTTCTCCAGAGGACCTACCATGAAATTACCCTGCTGGCAGAACT ACTTCCCAGAAAAACGGACATGGAGAG gaAAATTGAGATTGTACAGTTTGCCAGTCGTACCAGACAGCTATTTGTGCGTTTGCTAGCCCTGGTGAAGTGGGCAAGCAATGCAGGGAAAGTTGAGAAGTGTGCG ATGATTTCCAGCTTCTTGGATCAGCAGACCATCCTATTTGTGGATACAGCTGATAGGCTTGCATCGCTGGCCAGAGATGCCCTGGTACATGCTCGTTTGCCCAGCTTTGCAATCCCCTTTGCCATTGATGTTCTCACAACAGGGTCATACCCGCGCTTGCCCACATGTATACGA GATAAGATCATTCCTCCAGACCCCATCACTAAGGTTGAGAAGCAGACCACCCTGAGCCAACTAAATCAGATTCTACGACACCGCCTGGTCACCACAGACTTACCCCCCCAGCTAGCAAACCTCACAGTCG CTAATGGGCGAGTAAAGTTTCGTGTGGAAGGAGAGTTTGaggccactttgacagtgatggGAGATGACCCTGATATTCCCTGGAGGCTGCTGAAGTTGGAGATTCTGGTAGAGGACAAAGAAACTGGAG ATGGCCGAACCCTAGTTCACAGTTTGCAGGTGAACTTCATCCACGAGTTGGTCCAGGCACGTCTGTGTGCTGATGAAAAACCCCTACAGGACATGTACAACTGCTTGC ACTCCTTCTGTCTGTCACTGCAGCTAGAGGTGCTCCACTCTCAGACTCTGATGCTGATTAGAGAGCGATGGGGAGACCTAGTGCAGGAGGAGAGATATGTGCCCGCAAAATACCTCACACTCACTGTCTGGAA CCAACAGGTTTTGGGTAGGAAAACAGGTACAGCCTCAGTTCACAAAGTCACTATCAAGATTGACGAATCAGATGGATCTAAGCCATTGCAAATATCTCATGAGCCTCCTCTTCCTGCCTGTGACTCCAAATTAATGGAGAGAGCCATGAAG ATTGACCATCTGTCGGTGGAGAAACTTTTGATCGACAGTGTGCATGCCCGGTCCAATCAAAAGTTACAGGAACTGAAGGCCATTCTAAAGACCAGCAATCCCAGTGAcaact CGTTCATCGAGACTGCTTTACCCACACTAGTTATTCCAATACTCGAGCCCTGTGGTCGTTCAGAGTGCTTACACGTTTTTGTAGACCTGCACTCTGGCATGTTCCAACCCATGCTCTATGGATTAG ATCAGTCCATGCTGGATGACATTGAAAAGACCATCAATGACGATATGAAGCGCATCATATCTTGGCTTCAGCAACTGAA GTTCTGGTTGGGGGAACAACGCTGTCGACAGTCTGTGAAACACCTTCCCACTGTGTGTACTGATGTCCTTCACCTGTCCAACTCAGCTTCTCACCCTTTTGGCAACCTGTCCAAACACAAGCTCTTCATTAAGCTCACACGTCTTCCACAGTACTACATT GTGGTGGAAATGCTTGAAGTGCCTAAAAGTCCCACAGCGTTGCAGTACAAGTACTCTTTCCTGTCAGTGTCTCAGTTGGAAGGGGATGATGGACCCGTTTGCGCTCAGCTCTTGCAGCATTTTAAACCCAACCTAGAACATCTTGCCCAGGACACAACAGGCAGAGCGGCCCGACCTGCGACTAAGAGAAAG aTAATTGGTGACCAGGGGGACCCAGAGCCAAAGAAGCCTAAGCGGTCTGGAGAAATGTGTGCCTTCAACAAGGAGCTGGCTCACCTAGTAGCTATGTGCGACACCAACATGCCCTTCATTGGCCTCAGAACAGAG CTGTCCAACATGGAGATCCCAAACCAGGGTGTCCAAGTGGAGGGAGATGGCAGCAGTCACGCAATACGTCTACTAAA GATTCCTCCTTGTAAAGGTGTAGGAGAGGAGACTAGGAAAGCTTTAGACCGGTCTCTACTGGACTGCACCTTCCGACTGCAGGGCAGGAACAACCGAACCTGGGTAGCTGAACTGATGCTGGCCAACTGCCCTCTAAACAGCACACACAGCAAGGAGCAAG CCTCCACGCGGCATATATATTTGACTTATGAAAACCCTCTGTCGGAGCCAGTGGGCGGGCGGAAGGTGGTTGAGATGTTCCTTAATGACTGGAACGCTATCAGTCAGCTCTACCAGTGTGTCCTCAACTTCTCACGAGCAATGCCAG AGATGCCATCTTACCTGAGCCTGTTTTCAGAGGTTCGGCTGTACAACTACCGTAAGCTGGTGCTGTGCTACGGTACCACCAAGGGCAGCTCTGTCACAATCCAGTGGAACTCCAACAGCCAGCGTTTCCACCTCGCTCTTGGCACTGTGGGGCCCAACTCTGGCTGCTCCAACTGCCACAATATCATCCTCCATCAGCTACAAGAGATGTTCAACAAGAGTCCAAATGTGATGCAGCTGCTGCAG GTGCTCTCTGACACACAGGCCCCTTTGAATGCAATCAACAAGCTACCAACAGTGCCCATGCTGGGCCTTACCCAGCGCACCAACACTGCCTACCAGTgcttctccatcttaccccagTCCCCCACACACATCCGCCTGGCATTCAGAAATATGTACTGCATCGACATCTACTGCCGCAGCCGTGGTGTGGTGGCCATCAGAGATGGAGCCTACAGTCTGTTTGACAACACTAAGATTGTAGAGGGCTTCTACCCTGCTCCTGGACTCAAG ACGTTCCTAAATATGTTTGTGGACAGTAATCAAGATGCTCGCAGACGCTCTGTCAATGAGGATGATAACCCACCCTCGCCGGTGGGTGTAGATGTGATGGACAGTCTGATGAACCACTTACAAgctcaacagcagcaacaaacaATAAGGGGGGGTGCAGGAGGTGTCTATCCTCCTCTCACTTCACCACCACCAAATTACCATGCCAACGTAACTCCCTCACCATCCATGATGCCCACCCAGTCGCCAG gGAACATCCATGCCTCTGGCTCCCCTAGTGGAGCTCTGAGGGCACCTTCTCCTTTCGGGCCCACCCCGTCTCCGTCTTCTCTGGGCATAGCCATGGGCCAGACCAGCTTTGCCAGTCCCCACG GTGCTCTGGATCCCAGCTCTCCATATGCCATGGTGTCTCCCAGCCATAGGGGCCAGTGGCCAGGTTCACCCCAGGTCTCGGGGCCTTCTCCTGGGGCAAGGATCCATGGCATGTCCCCTGGTAACCCATCTCTGCACTCACCTATCCCCGACCCGCATTCTCCACGTGCTGGGACAA GTTCACAAGTCATGCCTACCAGTATGCCTCCACCCCGCAAGCTACCTCAACGCCCCTGGGCTGCCTCCATTCCTACCATCCTTACCCACAATGCCTTGCATGTGCTTTTGCTCCCTTCACCCACTCCCTGCCTGGTGCCAGGCCTGGCAGGAAGCTACCTCTGCTCGCCACTTGAGCGTTTTCTAGGTTCAGTTATCATGAGACGGCACCTACAGAGAATCATCCAGCAGGAGGCCAAC TTATCTATTGTGAATTCTAATGAGCCGGGTGTGATCATGTTCAAGACGGAAGTACTCAAGTGCCGCGTGGCTCTCAACCCAAAGAACTACCAGACACTGCAGCTCAAAGTCACTCCAGAAAATACAGGTCCCTGGTCCCAGGAGGAGCTTCAGGTGCTGGAGAAGTTCTTTGAGACAAGG GTTGCTGGTCCTCCCTTCAAATACAACACTCTGAATGCCTTCACAAAGCTGCTTGGGGCACCCACCAACATTCTTAGGGACTGTGTGCGCATCATGAAGCTTGAACTG TTTCCTGACCAGGCTGCACAGCTGAAGTGGAATGTCCAGTTCTGTCTCACCATCCCTCCCAGTGCTCCCCCGATAGCCCCTCCTGGGACCATCGCTGTGGTGCTAAAGTCCAAGATGCTTTTCTTT TTGCAACTGACCCAGCGTATCCCCGTGCCCCAGGAGCCAGTGAGCATTATAGTGCCCATTGTGTACGACATGGCAACAGGCCTCACTCAGCAGGCCGATATCCCCAGACAGCACAGCTCCTCTGGGGCCGCAGCGCTCATGGTTTCTAATATCCTTAAGAGGTTCAATGAACTGCACCCCGCCAGACCGG GTGAGTGTACAATATTTGCTTCTGTTCACGAGCTGATGGCAAACCTCGCTCTACCCCCCGGCACTCGTCAGTAG
- the med14 gene encoding mediator of RNA polymerase II transcription subunit 14 isoform X3: MAPVQIGSDGQLVPLGGPVVSGPQPPPPGAPATQGVRLSLLIEFLLQRTYHEITLLAELLPRKTDMERKIEIVQFASRTRQLFVRLLALVKWASNAGKVEKCAMISSFLDQQTILFVDTADRLASLARDALVHARLPSFAIPFAIDVLTTGSYPRLPTCIRDKIIPPDPITKVEKQTTLSQLNQILRHRLVTTDLPPQLANLTVANGRVKFRVEGEFEATLTVMGDDPDIPWRLLKLEILVEDKETGDGRTLVHSLQVNFIHELVQARLCADEKPLQDMYNCLHSFCLSLQLEVLHSQTLMLIRERWGDLVQEERYVPAKYLTLTVWNQQVLGRKTGTASVHKVTIKIDESDGSKPLQISHEPPLPACDSKLMERAMKIDHLSVEKLLIDSVHARSNQKLQELKAILKTSNPSDNSFIETALPTLVIPILEPCGRSECLHVFVDLHSGMFQPMLYGLDQSMLDDIEKTINDDMKRIISWLQQLKFWLGEQRCRQSVKHLPTVCTDVLHLSNSASHPFGNLSKHKLFIKLTRLPQYYIVVEMLEVPKSPTALQYKYSFLSVSQLEGDDGPVCAQLLQHFKPNLEHLAQDTTGRAARPATKRKIIGDQGDPEPKKPKRSGEMCAFNKELAHLVAMCDTNMPFIGLRTELSNMEIPNQGVQVEGDGSSHAIRLLKIPPCKGVGEETRKALDRSLLDCTFRLQGRNNRTWVAELMLANCPLNSTHSKEQASTRHIYLTYENPLSEPVGGRKVVEMFLNDWNAISQLYQCVLNFSRAMPEMPSYLSLFSEVRLYNYRKLVLCYGTTKGSSVTIQWNSNSQRFHLALGTVGPNSGCSNCHNIILHQLQEMFNKSPNVMQLLQVLSDTQAPLNAINKLPTVPMLGLTQRTNTAYQCFSILPQSPTHIRLAFRNMYCIDIYCRSRGVVAIRDGAYSLFDNTKIVEGFYPAPGLKTFLNMFVDSNQDARRRSVNEDDNPPSPVGVDVMDSLMNHLQAQQQQQTIRGGAGGVYPPLTSPPPNYHANVTPSPSMMPTQSPGALDPSSPYAMVSPSHRGQWPGSPQVSGPSPGARIHGMSPGNPSLHSPIPDPHSPRAGTSSQVMPTSMPPPRKLPQRPWAASIPTILTHNALHVLLLPSPTPCLVPGLAGSYLCSPLERFLGSVIMRRHLQRIIQQEANLSIVNSNEPGVIMFKTEVLKCRVALNPKNYQTLQLKVTPENTGPWSQEELQVLEKFFETRVAGPPFKYNTLNAFTKLLGAPTNILRDCVRIMKLELFPDQAAQLKWNVQFCLTIPPSAPPIAPPGTIAVVLKSKMLFFLQLTQRIPVPQEPVSIIVPIVYDMATGLTQQADIPRQHSSSGAAALMVSNILKRFNELHPARPGECTIFASVHELMANLALPPGTRQ; the protein is encoded by the exons ATGGCTCCGGTGCAGATTGGGTCAGATGGGCAGCTCGTCCCACTCGGGGGTCCGGTAGTTTCGGGTCCACAGCCACCACCACCGGGGGCACCGGCCACACAGGGGGTCCGACTGAGTCTGCTAATTGAATTTCTTCTCCAGAGGACCTACCATGAAATTACCCTGCTGGCAGAACT ACTTCCCAGAAAAACGGACATGGAGAG gaAAATTGAGATTGTACAGTTTGCCAGTCGTACCAGACAGCTATTTGTGCGTTTGCTAGCCCTGGTGAAGTGGGCAAGCAATGCAGGGAAAGTTGAGAAGTGTGCG ATGATTTCCAGCTTCTTGGATCAGCAGACCATCCTATTTGTGGATACAGCTGATAGGCTTGCATCGCTGGCCAGAGATGCCCTGGTACATGCTCGTTTGCCCAGCTTTGCAATCCCCTTTGCCATTGATGTTCTCACAACAGGGTCATACCCGCGCTTGCCCACATGTATACGA GATAAGATCATTCCTCCAGACCCCATCACTAAGGTTGAGAAGCAGACCACCCTGAGCCAACTAAATCAGATTCTACGACACCGCCTGGTCACCACAGACTTACCCCCCCAGCTAGCAAACCTCACAGTCG CTAATGGGCGAGTAAAGTTTCGTGTGGAAGGAGAGTTTGaggccactttgacagtgatggGAGATGACCCTGATATTCCCTGGAGGCTGCTGAAGTTGGAGATTCTGGTAGAGGACAAAGAAACTGGAG ATGGCCGAACCCTAGTTCACAGTTTGCAGGTGAACTTCATCCACGAGTTGGTCCAGGCACGTCTGTGTGCTGATGAAAAACCCCTACAGGACATGTACAACTGCTTGC ACTCCTTCTGTCTGTCACTGCAGCTAGAGGTGCTCCACTCTCAGACTCTGATGCTGATTAGAGAGCGATGGGGAGACCTAGTGCAGGAGGAGAGATATGTGCCCGCAAAATACCTCACACTCACTGTCTGGAA CCAACAGGTTTTGGGTAGGAAAACAGGTACAGCCTCAGTTCACAAAGTCACTATCAAGATTGACGAATCAGATGGATCTAAGCCATTGCAAATATCTCATGAGCCTCCTCTTCCTGCCTGTGACTCCAAATTAATGGAGAGAGCCATGAAG ATTGACCATCTGTCGGTGGAGAAACTTTTGATCGACAGTGTGCATGCCCGGTCCAATCAAAAGTTACAGGAACTGAAGGCCATTCTAAAGACCAGCAATCCCAGTGAcaact CGTTCATCGAGACTGCTTTACCCACACTAGTTATTCCAATACTCGAGCCCTGTGGTCGTTCAGAGTGCTTACACGTTTTTGTAGACCTGCACTCTGGCATGTTCCAACCCATGCTCTATGGATTAG ATCAGTCCATGCTGGATGACATTGAAAAGACCATCAATGACGATATGAAGCGCATCATATCTTGGCTTCAGCAACTGAA GTTCTGGTTGGGGGAACAACGCTGTCGACAGTCTGTGAAACACCTTCCCACTGTGTGTACTGATGTCCTTCACCTGTCCAACTCAGCTTCTCACCCTTTTGGCAACCTGTCCAAACACAAGCTCTTCATTAAGCTCACACGTCTTCCACAGTACTACATT GTGGTGGAAATGCTTGAAGTGCCTAAAAGTCCCACAGCGTTGCAGTACAAGTACTCTTTCCTGTCAGTGTCTCAGTTGGAAGGGGATGATGGACCCGTTTGCGCTCAGCTCTTGCAGCATTTTAAACCCAACCTAGAACATCTTGCCCAGGACACAACAGGCAGAGCGGCCCGACCTGCGACTAAGAGAAAG aTAATTGGTGACCAGGGGGACCCAGAGCCAAAGAAGCCTAAGCGGTCTGGAGAAATGTGTGCCTTCAACAAGGAGCTGGCTCACCTAGTAGCTATGTGCGACACCAACATGCCCTTCATTGGCCTCAGAACAGAG CTGTCCAACATGGAGATCCCAAACCAGGGTGTCCAAGTGGAGGGAGATGGCAGCAGTCACGCAATACGTCTACTAAA GATTCCTCCTTGTAAAGGTGTAGGAGAGGAGACTAGGAAAGCTTTAGACCGGTCTCTACTGGACTGCACCTTCCGACTGCAGGGCAGGAACAACCGAACCTGGGTAGCTGAACTGATGCTGGCCAACTGCCCTCTAAACAGCACACACAGCAAGGAGCAAG CCTCCACGCGGCATATATATTTGACTTATGAAAACCCTCTGTCGGAGCCAGTGGGCGGGCGGAAGGTGGTTGAGATGTTCCTTAATGACTGGAACGCTATCAGTCAGCTCTACCAGTGTGTCCTCAACTTCTCACGAGCAATGCCAG AGATGCCATCTTACCTGAGCCTGTTTTCAGAGGTTCGGCTGTACAACTACCGTAAGCTGGTGCTGTGCTACGGTACCACCAAGGGCAGCTCTGTCACAATCCAGTGGAACTCCAACAGCCAGCGTTTCCACCTCGCTCTTGGCACTGTGGGGCCCAACTCTGGCTGCTCCAACTGCCACAATATCATCCTCCATCAGCTACAAGAGATGTTCAACAAGAGTCCAAATGTGATGCAGCTGCTGCAG GTGCTCTCTGACACACAGGCCCCTTTGAATGCAATCAACAAGCTACCAACAGTGCCCATGCTGGGCCTTACCCAGCGCACCAACACTGCCTACCAGTgcttctccatcttaccccagTCCCCCACACACATCCGCCTGGCATTCAGAAATATGTACTGCATCGACATCTACTGCCGCAGCCGTGGTGTGGTGGCCATCAGAGATGGAGCCTACAGTCTGTTTGACAACACTAAGATTGTAGAGGGCTTCTACCCTGCTCCTGGACTCAAG ACGTTCCTAAATATGTTTGTGGACAGTAATCAAGATGCTCGCAGACGCTCTGTCAATGAGGATGATAACCCACCCTCGCCGGTGGGTGTAGATGTGATGGACAGTCTGATGAACCACTTACAAgctcaacagcagcaacaaacaATAAGGGGGGGTGCAGGAGGTGTCTATCCTCCTCTCACTTCACCACCACCAAATTACCATGCCAACGTAACTCCCTCACCATCCATGATGCCCACCCAGTCGCCAG GTGCTCTGGATCCCAGCTCTCCATATGCCATGGTGTCTCCCAGCCATAGGGGCCAGTGGCCAGGTTCACCCCAGGTCTCGGGGCCTTCTCCTGGGGCAAGGATCCATGGCATGTCCCCTGGTAACCCATCTCTGCACTCACCTATCCCCGACCCGCATTCTCCACGTGCTGGGACAA GTTCACAAGTCATGCCTACCAGTATGCCTCCACCCCGCAAGCTACCTCAACGCCCCTGGGCTGCCTCCATTCCTACCATCCTTACCCACAATGCCTTGCATGTGCTTTTGCTCCCTTCACCCACTCCCTGCCTGGTGCCAGGCCTGGCAGGAAGCTACCTCTGCTCGCCACTTGAGCGTTTTCTAGGTTCAGTTATCATGAGACGGCACCTACAGAGAATCATCCAGCAGGAGGCCAAC TTATCTATTGTGAATTCTAATGAGCCGGGTGTGATCATGTTCAAGACGGAAGTACTCAAGTGCCGCGTGGCTCTCAACCCAAAGAACTACCAGACACTGCAGCTCAAAGTCACTCCAGAAAATACAGGTCCCTGGTCCCAGGAGGAGCTTCAGGTGCTGGAGAAGTTCTTTGAGACAAGG GTTGCTGGTCCTCCCTTCAAATACAACACTCTGAATGCCTTCACAAAGCTGCTTGGGGCACCCACCAACATTCTTAGGGACTGTGTGCGCATCATGAAGCTTGAACTG TTTCCTGACCAGGCTGCACAGCTGAAGTGGAATGTCCAGTTCTGTCTCACCATCCCTCCCAGTGCTCCCCCGATAGCCCCTCCTGGGACCATCGCTGTGGTGCTAAAGTCCAAGATGCTTTTCTTT TTGCAACTGACCCAGCGTATCCCCGTGCCCCAGGAGCCAGTGAGCATTATAGTGCCCATTGTGTACGACATGGCAACAGGCCTCACTCAGCAGGCCGATATCCCCAGACAGCACAGCTCCTCTGGGGCCGCAGCGCTCATGGTTTCTAATATCCTTAAGAGGTTCAATGAACTGCACCCCGCCAGACCGG GTGAGTGTACAATATTTGCTTCTGTTCACGAGCTGATGGCAAACCTCGCTCTACCCCCCGGCACTCGTCAGTAG